The DNA segment CATGGCCAATTTTCTTGACCATACGATTTTCAAAACATCAATGCAGACGTGGATAATAAAGCTAAAATTACATATCAAaagtgattatagtaggcctacaACTTGAATCTGATGAACATGTGTTTGTTAGCCACAAGATGATAGCAACAAATAgtattacatgtaaaaaaaaaaaaacatttattaagctACTTTACAAACAATATAATAACTTGTTTGCGTGTTCTGCTGAGgttctagctttttttttttttacctgtagttTGACGAATTGCTCCTTTTCTGCTGCCAGAGCCTTTTCAGATTTGTCCGTTTTGTCGCCCTTTGCCTTGGAAGACATGTCTCTCTGCCCTGTTCTACAgcaaactttataaaaaaataaataaaaaaaaataaataaaaaaacctaaagaaaaatgaagaaaagtcaAGTCCAAACATGTTATAAACGTTAGCTAAAAAGCttcatttagctagctaactaactagcagcTAGCTAGCTCAGTCAATTAGCCTTAGATttataatattgtaatgtgctgtcCATGCATAATTCGAAACTTGAGAGAAATTCTATGTTGATTAATTGATTCAagcaattaaacataaaaaaataaaagtgattttCTTTCAAATTCGcagattaatttaatttaatatctatgtagtgttagctagctaggctaattAGATGGGCTCAGGTTGCTAGCTAGTTAGCCAGGTTAGCTAACTTATGATAACTTACTGATTTCAAGTTGGGgctatgataaaaaataaatatatcacaatatttaaaaaacattttaataatacacAATAATGAACTGTAGACATGTAGACAACATGTAACTTAGGCCTACAAGTAGCAGCAGATTTGTAACCTGTTATTTAAATACTCTCCCAAATTTATTTAGTATTAAACTATTTAGTAGATAgtatttcttttaataaaacatCACTTTACTCCTTCCAATAAAACAGTACACAATAATATGCTGTTTGTAATAAAAACATAGTTGGTCTAAGTTTATTAAGCAATGAAGACATCCTCGTAGGCCTATGTGTATCATGATAACAACATATTTCATGATAGGATGGGCTCTGTTGGGCTagctatattttaatacattCCATACATTTTCTCAGCTCCATTTGTTATTCACATTTCTTTAATTAGCTAGCGTTAATTCTTTTAGGATTTTTTAAATGTCCTTAACAGGTCCAGAAGCTAGGTTAACAAACCTAGTTAAATTAGTGAAAAATGTGACATCTAAGCTTATGCTAGCTAACTAAACATCTCTATCATAGTTCTCTAGGTTTTCCCTTCTATGACACTACTATGCTTTATATACAAGAGCAtataaacaacaaagaaacatcaaggaaacatttttttatggAATTCTGTACATATTAACATCAAATACAGCttcattataaaatataaaaaaaacataatactcAAATTCAAGCTTAAAATCGTAAAACTCTCAGTGTAAGATATGTAACATAACATTTGTAACACATGTTTATAAATACCTTCAGAAAAAATACCTTTGGTTGTTGTGTCAGAGTCCCTGAGCTGTGAGTTATGTAAGTCCTGAGGTTTTAAAATAGCCCAAAAAGAACTTGGGAGGGTTAAATTATAGAAGAAGACATCCTCTTCGTACAAGCATACAGGAGAAAAAGCACTGTGATCTTCCAGCAAATCTTAAAATGGACAAACTGGCAGGACAGTTCACCCTTCCTTTACAAACAGGTTTGATGGCAGTGAAACAGGAATGACAAAGCAAGGAGCACCATTGAGCCATCTCGTAAGACAGGTTTAACACAGAGAAACAAGTCTAAAAATAAGTTATAGTACTTGATTTGGTTCACAAGGTAAGTTAGTTTGTGAGATTAATGTGCATAAATTAAGTTTACAAACTGTTTTTAGAAAAGCAGTataaaatcccccccaaaaatcCCTTCAATTCAGTCTGCAAAAACGTAAACTTTGAATGTTAAAAATTATGTCTTCAAAAATACTGCTACTGAAATATATCCAACTTTGAGTTCcttcaaaatattttattcacatgTACAGTAGTGTGAAGGAATGCTGGGAGGCTGCTAAGACGTTTTGAGATGTCCATGTGATGTCCTCCATCACTGAGTTTTAATGGAAGATTGGCATCAAAGGGACTGTTGACTACAGTCTTCAGGTCCCAAGAGCTGCTGGTCGCTCTGGACTTCAGAATCAACAACCTGGTGGAATATTAAAGTAGAAAAACAAACATTAGTTAAACATTGCTTAAGCATTAGTCATTTGTTTCCTTTAAAATCAAAAGATATTATTTTAACAGGTTAGCAGCATGCACAGAAATTAgaaatttgtttttaatgtaaaaaaaaaaaaaaaaaaaaaaaacctgatttcTCCCAAAAGCAGAAACAGTCAATATATTCTTTTAATTATAAGGGAGCATCTTTAAACATGATATCATGGAATTCTACAATAATGAGAATCTACAAATTTACAAATCTCTGAAAATTAAAAAAGGTGTACCCTGATTTGCTGCTTTTCTTCCAGGGTATTTGTGGAGGACTGGGAGTGGTTGTGACTGCCGCCATTGTTATGGTTATGGTGGAGGCTGCAGCCCGGGTTACAGTGAGAGGTGGGGCTCGGGGTGGGGCTCAGAGATGTTCTAGATGAGCGTTCCAGGCTGGCCACCATTTGCTGCGAGTCTGCCAGCAAGCGCTTTAGACGACTTGTGGATGAGGTGTACTCCTCCTGCTGGAGAAAAAcatgcaaatgttctttttttacaatTTGCATTTCAGTTCAGAAGAGAAATTAACGTTAGtctccattacttgttagctacattatcctAGTAATTCCAGTGGGAAGGATACCTGGCTGCCACTGGCAGTGATGTTTAATGATGCAGCCTCTACAGGGACCGGGCTCCTTATACTACGTGGTGATGATATGGGGTAGTCCATAAACAGACAGGTCACATCCAGTGGGCTGGGTAATGGAGTGAGATTTATTATCAAAAACATAGATACTTCAGAATTACTAATAATGactaaaacagtgattaaactgtttttacaataataaactcAATTTCGCTGGTTTACTTTCACACATAAGAGTTCAATTTGAGACAAATTAAATAGtatattcattgtttcttcctaaatcaaaggtattaaaaagggattttacttttgttggagtaaatgtctctactgtccagagaagacttttcTTATAGATTTTGGAGGACTCATTCGATTGTATTCATCAATAAAGTATCAGTATTCATTTGAATTATTTATTCTCACAGTAGGCCATACCTAGAGCTCTGCGGGTCTTTTCTACGTACATCCACCACTAACACTTgctcctctgtctctgtctcactgCAGTTAATGAGACCCACGATGTCCACTTCACTTCCACTATTACTACACTGGATTATTATGGGATCTGGCTTAGCTCTGGGTCCCTCACATTCACAGCAATGAGCTGGAGTTTCACAGCTGCTGTCTGCTGGTTTCTCCTCCTCAGCAGAAGTTAAATCTTCCCTGCTCAAGGTCTGGGTGGCTGTGTGGTTCATGTCAGCTGATGCACTGGCACTGGTGGCAGTGGTAGACTCTGGAGTTGTATTTGTGTCTTTGATTTGGCACTGCTGATTTCCTGACTCCTCTATCTCAGGTTCATCATGGGTACTATGCCCTGACTCTGCTCCTCCTACAAAATCATCCCTAAAACCATAAACATGCTCCTGTTACTTTGAGCACTTCTTACAAGTTGTCAGAGCCTGATGCATGTTACAACGTtattacacattacttttaaagagcaatgaacgTTTTTccaaataattacaaataaattCCAGAATATGCAGGTTAAGAGTATATAAGTACTTAGAAATCACAGAGTACTAAAATTAAGAGTATAAACACATTGAGAATCTCCTTACTGAGCTAAAATCGAGCTCTCTTTATCAGGTTTCTTAATCAGGTTATTAGACTTACCAGTACGCTGTTTATATGACCACATGAAAAATCAGAcaactgcagtaatctgattatgaacaGATTActgagtgcatgtaaacacactcattgattaattgttgtgacaggcctagtgatCTCATCACCACACATACCTGTCCCGTGACCTCTGACATTCATACTGTCTCAGTGTCTCTCTGCTGCTCTCTAGGTTTAGCTTCAATAACTGCAGGTCGTTCTGCTGTTTTTCACACAcctgagacacacacaaacacacacagagatcaCAATATTAAACCAATATGTGCAAATACCACCTTTATATTTCTAATATCTGCATGTATgaactgtataaataaaactaagttACACATTTTTCTGGGTTTATCATGTGAAAAGATCATGGTCAGGTCTGACGGAGCCACCTGAGGAGAAGTGGAGGAATGTGGAATAACCGGAAAACACACAACACAGGAAACAGTAAAAGACTATTAACTGACCCAACATCTAAAAAGCACTGGGCTTTATTGATCAGCCTTACATAAGCAGTGCATAGGCTTTTCTCTTTTAGAATAATTTTCATTGGCTGAACATAGCATCATAACATCCATATTTTGAGTCCCTCTGTAGTTGCTACTTTATGCTCGgaaagctgctaactgcactatgtaataCTGAAGCAGGCATGACAATGTttgcacattttattaaaattaatagtataagtaatattactctaccacctcagCCCATAAATTTATCTTACTTTCAGTGATActtctttatctctcagcttgtccagaaatgcatgtgtaaaacgtGTTCTTCAGAAGGaagtaaaattacaaattacacttTCTGGCTCCAGGAGCAAGACATATTGCTTTAAGAAAATTAATAGGAATATATTGGTATATGAGGCTCATTGTTTGCAATGTTAGCCTTTAAGTACAGCACAGCAGGAAGTACCTGTCGCAGACAGAGGAGCTCGGACTCTGTGCGCTCTTGCTTTGATCGTGCGAGTCCAAGTAACTCATCCTTCCAGCTTTCACCTTCACCTGACCAACACAAAAGAGGACAGCAATCATGTTTATGTTCTAGGGGTGTAACAGTGCATATATTAGTATTAACCTGTTATGGCATGAGAGTCATGTTTCAGGGCATGGATGGACCTGCATTGAAAATACTGTCATTTCACAAGAACATATGTCTGTGGGCATTGTGGGAACTGTAGTGATTAAGGAGTATCACACTGGTAACTGGTACCCCCATGCCTtatatctcttttctttctccctcttgctGTGGCATGTAGAGAAGGAGACTTATATACTTATTTTAGTCCCACCTCTATATGCAGTAAAAGCAAGTGGAAAGAAATAAGCAGCACAAATAAAGAAGTACTGAAAATACTGCACATAATTATACTAATATACTGCACAGTGCACACAATGATGATCTAACATGTTGGGTTTTTTTATTCACTGGAAgctgtttactgtatttaaacaCTTCAGTTGACTAATCACTATCTTACCTGCTAGAACCAGTTCCTTCCTGAGCAGCTGGTTCTCCTGTTTAAGCTGAATGAGCTCTTCTCTCTGACTGTTGTTTTCTATGGTCTTCTCCTGAAGCTCATCTGGAAAAAAGAATGATATACAGTATTGTCAACAAGAGTGAATTTTAATAATGTTCTggacaattaaataaatatgtgtaaataCAAACTAACGACTTTGCCATTAttagacagaaaaataaaatggatAAATATGTGCTGTTTCTCTAATGGTtcatataaacaaatatttatctTATCAGTCACACAAATACTTTGATAAATTGGTGCAAATTGGTGTTTgtgagacaaagaaaaaaaattgttaaataaaCACATGTAGTACCTTTCAGCTGGACGTTATTAAATCTGGCTTCTCTGAACCGACGCTTGTATTCCTCCGCTTCCCGTAACAGTTTGCCCACACGTTCCTGAGACTCCTTTAATGATGTTTCGGATTCTTGCAGCCGATTGGTCAGGCCTAAGATGTGACTAGTGGCTGCCATCAGGTCTTTGTCctgataaaatataattatataaattaaaaacatttttgaggaAATTGTAATACCACACGCATGtaaatttaatgaataaaaaacataattcttaACATGTATGTACCTTTAATTTCAGCATGGAGTTGAGCTCCTCTTCATGAACCTGCAACTGGCCAACCTGAGACGAGAGAGTCATGATGGTGGTGTTCAGACTCTGATTCGTCTCCtgggggaacaaaaaaaaaaacaatacaagcaTTTCAACAGAGCAACTTACAGCCATTTGTTGCCCTGTTGCCTTTTTGAGTAAAATGTCTGGAGTTTTATTGTATGTAATAAAACTACAGAAATACGGTAAAATATTCTGCAAAGTAAGTTAATTTCAGGTGTAAACTATAATGACATTAGAAAAGAAAGCTGTAGCGTTACCTCCAGGCTGTGGCGCTGTTGGCTGCTGTGCTCTTGTCTCTCGGTTAGCTCCTGAAGTCGCTGTCGGGTCGTGCTGAGCTCTCTGTAACTGTCCTTCTCCTGAGCTTCCACGACCTTCAGACGCTTGCTGATGGCTCGGATCACCTCATTACGCTTCCGCAGCTCATCTACAGACCACATACAGTCACAGCATCTCAGTTATTTAATAATGTGACACATCAGTGACATAAAACAGACATTTCACTAATAACCAGAATGCTTCAGCCAATTAATAGTAATCTATGTAAGAATAAACAAAAGAATTAAAGTCATTTGGGAAAAATTAAGTTACGTCCTAAGTATAGTGTTAATTAggtctgtattttatattttttaaacacatatgAACTTGCATTCTTGTTCAATAACTGTTTTTGCCTCTGTATCTCTAAGCacgtccagaaatgcatgtgtacatcgTGTCCTTTAGTGGATGCTCACACTTCTTGACTGTAGGCAGAGCCCCAGAGTCCAAAATACCATTTCTTAAATAATGCTGCTGATGTTTTATGAGTTGCAAGTGGGGGGGACATTAATACTAGCTGATATTGATGACCTTtttgtaacaataataataataataataataataatttttcacGTCCCATTTTTAGTAAGATTAAGCCTGCTCACCCTCAAGCCGTCCACACCGCTGCTCCAGAGTCAGCACTCTCTGGCGGTCCTGCTCCCAGGCCTGGAGCTGGCTGTGGTGGGCCGCTGCCATGGTGTTCAGCTCCTGGTCTCGGTCTTTCAGCTCTGCTATCAGGAGCTGCAGCTCCGTCCGCTGCTTTTCAATGGTAGAGATTTCCATCTCGAGTGCTGCAGTCTAAAAGTACaggtaaaattacagaaaattattttctccacagttaaaaatacagtaaaagaatTAAAATACAGATATTTAAGACCAGTagtcatttatataaaataaattattcaatttaatcaatatatatgtattacctTAGAGCTCTGCATATAGGACAGAGATGATAAATGATTAGAAGGTTTCTGCGATCGCCCCGCCGTGCTGCTTTCATCTGGATGCTTCATTTACAAAGAAAGAGGATTTTAAGTTATGATTAAGACACTGATGCATAGTTAATgaaatacaatattattttaatttattagaaCTGAGAGAATCTTCAGAGCCTGTTTACAAACTTCAAAAAAcgaatttaatgttttaaaactgacataatattaaagctatattctgtatatttgtattaaatttacttgacagtaaaaaagtaattaataagatgagaaaataaaaaagcaaattgTCTTGATCATAAAGCACAGCAGCTACTGGGCTACTAAACAATAGGAAAGTTCTAAAAAGGTAGTGTAACATTACAcaaagaaaaattataatttatctCAGTTTATACACTGGAACAGATAATACTGTGTCATCTAGTTACAcatgaataaaatagattttaatatctttaataagtAAGTTACCATACAACATATGAAAAATAAACATATGTACCTTCTTTACTGGGG comes from the Astyanax mexicanus isolate ESR-SI-001 chromosome 20, AstMex3_surface, whole genome shotgun sequence genome and includes:
- the ccdc62 gene encoding coiled-coil domain-containing protein 62 isoform X1, producing the protein MDEDRGKEDSRWTGKQVTLNSNDFSLAQHPWHSTPVKKHPDESSTAGRSQKPSNHLSSLSYMQSSKTAALEMEISTIEKQRTELQLLIAELKDRDQELNTMAAAHHSQLQAWEQDRQRVLTLEQRCGRLEDELRKRNEVIRAISKRLKVVEAQEKDSYRELSTTRQRLQELTERQEHSSQQRHSLEETNQSLNTTIMTLSSQVGQLQVHEEELNSMLKLKDKDLMAATSHILGLTNRLQESETSLKESQERVGKLLREAEEYKRRFREARFNNVQLKDELQEKTIENNSQREELIQLKQENQLLRKELVLAGEGESWKDELLGLARSKQERTESELLCLRQVCEKQQNDLQLLKLNLESSRETLRQYECQRSRDRDDFVGGAESGHSTHDEPEIEESGNQQCQIKDTNTTPESTTATSASASADMNHTATQTLSREDLTSAEEEKPADSSCETPAHCCECEGPRAKPDPIIIQCSNSGSEVDIVGLINCSETETEEQVLVVDVRRKDPQSSSPLDVTCLFMDYPISSPRSIRSPVPVEAASLNITASGSQQEEYTSSTSRLKRLLADSQQMVASLERSSRTSLSPTPSPTSHCNPGCSLHHNHNNGGSHNHSQSSTNTLEEKQQIRVVDSEVQSDQQLLGPEDCSQQSL
- the ccdc62 gene encoding coiled-coil domain-containing protein 62 isoform X3; the protein is MDEDRGKEDSRWTGKQVTLNSNDFSLAQHPWHSTPVKKHPDESSTAGRSQKPSNHLSSLSYMQSSKTAALEMEISTIEKQRTELQLLIAELKDRDQELNTMAAAHHSQLQAWEQDRQRVLTLEQRCGRLEDELRKRNEVIRAISKRLKVVEAQEKDSYRELSTTRQRLQELTERQEHSSQQRHSLEETNQSLNTTIMTLSSQVGQLQVHEEELNSMLKLKDKDLMAATSHILGLTNRLQESETSLKESQERVGKLLREAEEYKRRFREARFNNVQLKDELQEKTIENNSQREELIQLKQENQLLRKELVLAGEGESWKDELLGLARSKQERTESELLCLRQVCEKQQNDLQLLKLNLESSRETLRQYECQRSRDSPLDVTCLFMDYPISSPRSIRSPVPVEAASLNITASGSQQEEYTSSTSRLKRLLADSQQMVASLERSSRTSLSPTPSPTSHCNPGCSLHHNHNNGGSHNHSQSSTNTLEEKQQIRVVDSEVQSDQQLLGPEDCSQQSL
- the ccdc62 gene encoding coiled-coil domain-containing protein 62 isoform X2, with the translated sequence MDEDRGKEDSRWTGKQVTLNSNDFSLAQHPWHSTPVKKHPDESSTAGRSQKPSNHLSSLSYMQSSKTAALEMEISTIEKQRTELQLLIAELKDRDQELNTMAAAHHSQLQAWEQDRQRVLTLEQRCGRLEDELRKRNEVIRAISKRLKVVEAQEKDSYRELSTTRQRLQELTERQEHSSQQRHSLEETNQSLNTTIMTLSSQVGQLQVHEEELNSMLKLKDKDLMAATSHILGLTNRLQESETSLKESQERVGKLLREAEEYKRRFREARFNNVQLKDELQEKTIENNSQREELIQLKQENQLLRKELVLAGEGESWKDELLGLARSKQERTESELLCLRQVCEKQQNDLQLLKLNLESSRETLRQYECQRSRDRDDFVGGAESGHSTHDEPEIEESGNQQCQIKDTNTTPESTTATSASASADMNHTATQTLSREDLTSAEEEKPADSSCETPAHCCECEGPRAKPDPIIIQCSNSGSEVDIVGLINCSETETEEQVLVVDVRRKDPQSSSPLDVTCLFMDYPISSPRSIRSPVPVEAASLNITASGSQEEYTSSTSRLKRLLADSQQMVASLERSSRTSLSPTPSPTSHCNPGCSLHHNHNNGGSHNHSQSSTNTLEEKQQIRVVDSEVQSDQQLLGPEDCSQQSL